In Corallococcus caeni, the following are encoded in one genomic region:
- a CDS encoding DUF2019 domain-containing protein — MTLEELVEQVAKHVAAQTDAIWKGDSRTGNKHARKYGAAIDQLLAHGDAGRDALLVLFKHERMDVRVTAAATLLRYRTAEARAVLEEAARGQGLVPFEASEALKRWDEGTWTLDPG, encoded by the coding sequence ATGACGCTAGAGGAACTCGTCGAGCAGGTCGCCAAGCATGTCGCTGCCCAGACCGATGCCATCTGGAAAGGCGATTCCAGGACCGGGAACAAGCACGCCAGGAAGTACGGCGCCGCGATTGATCAACTCCTGGCCCACGGCGATGCCGGACGGGATGCGCTCCTGGTGCTGTTCAAGCATGAGCGCATGGACGTGCGGGTGACGGCCGCCGCGACCCTGCTCCGCTACCGGACGGCGGAAGCCAGGGCCGTCCTGGAGGAAGCCGCCCGAGGCCAGGGACTCGTGCCCTTCGAAGCCTCGGAAGCCTTGAAGCGATGGGACGAAGGCACCTGGACCCTGGACCCGGGATAG
- a CDS encoding pilus assembly protein N-terminal domain-containing protein, translating to MTSRFVALTLGTLLLGAGPVWAKEPAARTADAEEAPAADETLTLKKGAKQVLTVPGLSRVALGDPSVADVKTTGKDGVEISALAAGKTTLVVWGNGGKRRTYRIVVDG from the coding sequence ATGACTTCACGCTTCGTGGCCCTGACGTTGGGAACCCTGCTGCTGGGCGCCGGGCCTGTATGGGCGAAGGAGCCCGCTGCCCGGACCGCGGACGCGGAAGAGGCGCCGGCCGCGGACGAGACGCTCACCCTGAAGAAGGGCGCGAAGCAGGTGCTGACCGTCCCCGGCCTGAGCCGCGTGGCGCTGGGCGACCCGTCCGTCGCGGACGTGAAGACGACCGGGAAGGACGGGGTGGAGATCTCCGCGCTGGCGGCGGGGAAGACCACCCTCGTCGTCTGGGGCAACGGCGGCAAGCGCCGCACGTACCGCATCGTGGTGGACGGCTAG
- a CDS encoding PaaI family thioesterase, with amino-acid sequence MLFTEAVPHNHALALRLEEVGATDATVVMPYADVLVGNPETGVVAGGAVTTLIDAASGTAVMAALDAFAAIVTLDLRIDYLRPARPGLPLTARAECYKVTRLVAFVRALVHQGDPAMPVASSQGTFMRVED; translated from the coding sequence GTGCTGTTCACCGAAGCGGTGCCCCACAACCACGCGCTCGCGCTGCGGCTGGAGGAGGTGGGCGCCACGGACGCGACGGTGGTGATGCCCTACGCGGACGTGCTCGTCGGCAACCCGGAGACGGGGGTGGTGGCGGGCGGCGCGGTGACGACGCTCATCGACGCGGCGAGCGGCACGGCGGTGATGGCGGCGCTGGACGCGTTCGCGGCCATCGTCACGCTGGACCTGCGAATCGACTACCTGCGCCCCGCGCGTCCGGGCCTGCCGCTGACCGCTCGCGCCGAGTGCTACAAGGTCACCCGCCTGGTCGCCTTCGTGCGCGCGCTGGTGCACCAGGGCGACCCGGCGATGCCGGTGGCGTCGTCGCAGGGCACCTTCATGCGGGTGGAGGACTGA
- a CDS encoding VOC family protein yields the protein MIDHLSFYATDFAASKAFYEAVLPALGAGLVMEMTATWDAEFPTRRMAAFGPPQRPVLWLIETQTPASPRHVAFTASGPEAVDGFHQAALKAGGKDNGAPGKRAHYHAGYYGAFVLDPDGNNVEAVHHGAP from the coding sequence ATGATCGACCACCTGAGCTTCTACGCGACCGACTTCGCCGCCTCGAAGGCCTTCTACGAAGCGGTCCTGCCCGCGCTGGGCGCGGGTCTCGTGATGGAGATGACCGCCACCTGGGACGCGGAGTTCCCCACGCGCCGCATGGCGGCCTTCGGTCCGCCCCAGCGTCCGGTGCTGTGGCTCATCGAGACGCAGACGCCCGCGTCGCCCCGGCACGTGGCCTTCACGGCGAGCGGGCCGGAGGCGGTGGACGGCTTCCACCAGGCCGCGCTGAAGGCGGGCGGCAAGGACAACGGCGCGCCGGGAAAGCGGGCGCACTACCACGCGGGCTACTACGGCGCGTTCGTGTTGGATCCGGACGGCAACAACGTGGAGGCGGTCCACCACGGCGCGCCGTGA
- a CDS encoding PaaI family thioesterase, which yields MSTPSLPLADLVRQVRQSREYPRLTDAIPYTRFMGIGVENLAGEMLCRMRYAPHLIGNSLLPALHGGTLGALLESSAIFELLLKTDTERVPKVISTTVDFLRSGKAQDTFARAFITRQGRRVANVRVEAWQDDRTRPIASSHALFLLSEP from the coding sequence ATGAGCACGCCTTCCCTTCCCCTCGCGGACCTGGTGCGCCAGGTGCGCCAGTCGCGCGAGTACCCGCGCCTCACCGACGCCATCCCCTACACGCGCTTCATGGGCATTGGCGTGGAGAACCTGGCCGGCGAGATGCTCTGCCGCATGCGCTACGCGCCGCACCTCATCGGCAACAGCCTCCTGCCCGCGCTGCACGGCGGCACGCTGGGGGCGCTGCTGGAGTCGAGCGCCATCTTCGAATTGCTGCTCAAGACAGACACCGAGCGCGTGCCCAAGGTCATCTCCACCACCGTGGACTTCCTGCGCTCGGGCAAGGCGCAGGACACGTTCGCGCGCGCGTTCATCACGCGGCAGGGGCGGCGCGTGGCCAACGTGCGCGTGGAGGCCTGGCAGGACGACCGGACCCGGCCCATCGCCAGCTCGCACGCGCTGTTCCTGCTGTCGGAGCCGTGA
- the sitA5 gene encoding SitA5 family polymorphic toxin produces MRPWWLIPLLLVLLTGCGGVTRSVRLETGRNAPIVVTPRPGATPVEVDSDDFEEAVAVLARAVRPSTRPQDAARRLWQVEPRSGSYLFDPRSRRITPLGPDEHLEGAASSADVELTRAYLRWCERTDRPGDCLRLLVEGPTVTGDGRYALAMALAQGAVLEELLEAFQDMADPQAMLTTVLWTWTTYLVLLAVPEPFSKGLAAVMTVTLIAYVGVDTFWSLIMGFKQLVEAADRATTFGELREAGERYGKVMGRNAARAFALLATAAIGTTAPGLAAKVPRLPGAALATVQAESQLGLRFAAVGEVETVAVSAGSVTIALAPGAVAMAANGGGATAPAGAPRSWGSFSGFKKALGPAGPGKEWHHIVEQTPGNVQRFGPQALHNTENVVPLDKALHSRVSELYSSIRRNLTGTSSLTVRKWLSTQSYEAQRDFGLRAIENVSKGLW; encoded by the coding sequence ATGCGGCCCTGGTGGTTGATTCCGCTCCTGCTCGTGCTGCTGACCGGATGTGGCGGCGTCACGCGGTCGGTGCGTCTGGAAACAGGCAGGAATGCCCCCATCGTGGTGACACCGCGTCCGGGTGCTACGCCGGTGGAAGTGGACTCGGATGACTTCGAGGAAGCCGTCGCGGTGCTGGCCCGGGCCGTGCGTCCGTCCACGCGCCCCCAGGACGCGGCACGGCGCTTGTGGCAGGTGGAGCCGCGCAGTGGTTCGTACCTGTTCGACCCGCGCAGCCGCCGCATCACCCCGCTGGGGCCGGACGAGCACCTGGAAGGAGCCGCCTCCAGCGCGGACGTGGAGCTGACGCGTGCCTACCTGCGCTGGTGCGAACGCACGGACAGGCCTGGCGACTGTTTGCGCCTGCTGGTGGAGGGACCCACCGTCACCGGGGATGGGCGCTATGCCCTGGCCATGGCGCTCGCCCAGGGTGCCGTGCTGGAGGAGCTGCTGGAAGCCTTCCAGGACATGGCCGATCCCCAGGCCATGCTGACGACGGTCCTGTGGACGTGGACGACGTACCTCGTCCTGCTCGCGGTGCCGGAGCCCTTCTCCAAGGGACTCGCCGCCGTGATGACCGTCACGCTCATCGCCTACGTGGGCGTCGACACCTTCTGGAGCCTCATCATGGGTTTCAAGCAGCTGGTGGAAGCCGCGGACCGGGCCACCACGTTCGGCGAACTGCGCGAGGCGGGCGAGCGCTACGGCAAGGTCATGGGCCGCAACGCGGCACGGGCCTTCGCCCTGCTGGCCACGGCGGCGATTGGCACCACGGCCCCCGGCCTGGCGGCGAAGGTGCCCCGACTCCCCGGAGCCGCCCTGGCGACGGTGCAGGCCGAGTCCCAGCTGGGCCTGCGGTTCGCGGCGGTCGGGGAGGTGGAGACGGTGGCGGTGAGCGCCGGGAGCGTGACGATCGCGCTCGCACCGGGCGCGGTGGCCATGGCCGCCAACGGCGGTGGGGCCACTGCTCCTGCGGGTGCGCCCAGGAGCTGGGGCTCGTTCAGTGGTTTCAAGAAGGCCCTGGGTCCGGCGGGTCCAGGAAAGGAGTGGCACCACATCGTTGAACAGACCCCGGGCAACGTGCAGCGGTTCGGTCCCCAGGCCCTTCACAACACCGAGAACGTTGTCCCGCTGGACAAGGCGTTGCATTCCCGCGTCAGTGAGCTCTATTCCTCGATCCGACGTAACCTCACGGGCACGAGCAGCCTGACCGTACGGAAATGGTTGAGCACGCAGTCGTACGAGGCTCAGCGCGATTTCGGGCTGCGAGCCATCGAGAACGTGTCGAAGGGGCTTTGGTGA
- a CDS encoding immunity 52 family protein: MLETHYAACYWLARPEPVESCARRLESFLGMMAPIEPTWSRWHQSAATFEKARKRQVQLDAKTLAKLLGQKSNRIVDSSRFWLWAGESPDETSGINGRCGGSSTFVNSHCILNSLGQSEVAERVVTAPVMTGVVRAMALAWEPEFALATSSQHVDSIVTEQFPKPGTYGGWVMYFADFRGPVPPLPAPVQVEHLPDRGTLITLTPEKFTVSNPAHVALAADVQARLQDAGLLRPLRPWGT; this comes from the coding sequence ATGCTCGAGACGCATTACGCGGCTTGCTACTGGCTGGCCCGGCCTGAGCCGGTGGAGTCTTGCGCCCGTCGCCTGGAGTCTTTCCTCGGGATGATGGCTCCAATCGAGCCAACCTGGAGCCGCTGGCATCAATCCGCGGCGACCTTCGAAAAGGCACGCAAGCGACAGGTCCAACTGGATGCCAAGACGCTCGCGAAGCTCCTGGGTCAGAAGAGCAACCGGATTGTTGATAGCTCCAGGTTCTGGCTCTGGGCGGGGGAGTCGCCGGATGAAACCTCGGGGATCAATGGCAGATGTGGGGGCTCCTCGACCTTCGTAAACTCCCATTGCATCCTCAATTCGCTTGGCCAGAGTGAGGTCGCGGAGCGTGTGGTGACCGCGCCTGTCATGACCGGCGTGGTGCGCGCCATGGCGCTCGCATGGGAACCCGAGTTCGCCCTCGCTACGTCCAGTCAACATGTGGACAGCATCGTGACCGAGCAGTTCCCCAAGCCCGGCACCTACGGCGGCTGGGTCATGTACTTCGCCGACTTCCGCGGCCCCGTCCCGCCGCTCCCCGCGCCCGTCCAGGTGGAGCACCTCCCGGACCGGGGCACGCTCATCACCCTCACGCCGGAGAAGTTCACCGTTTCCAATCCGGCCCACGTCGCCCTGGCCGCGGACGTCCAGGCGCGCCTCCAGGACGCGGGGCTGCTCCGGCCCCTGCGCCCCTGGGGCACCTGA
- a CDS encoding RtcB family protein, which produces MSWKQHLEKVSEGHYVLPRTKTMRVHADLFLSDKLLWGEEGNPEAPALEDAVFDQVVNAATFPGVTRVAVTPDCHVGYGVPIGTIVETDGTLLPTAAGYDIGCGMVQLQTSLTVEDVADPAKRRQWINEVTERIAVGVGATRARKQRKLNESTVKEVLRHGAKALGRNRSVTERDFIPVEDTGVDIPVRAYDKRGQLGSLGGGNHFTEMQVDEQGRVWVMLHTGSRGFGWNIAKHFFVEGAAQLGLKSRSEDFVWLDADSALGRHYWNLHNMAANFAVANRLLIGEAVCGALEDVFGGTASIYYEISHNLIQKEGGKFVARKGATRAFPAGHPALKGTTWEATGHPILIPGSMETGSAILFAQAGAEKSIYSVNHGSGRRLSRAAARRQLQQEETDRRMAEAGILLNTRTTPLDESGPCYKNLDDVLATVEQAGLARVAHRLKPVACIKGAD; this is translated from the coding sequence ATGAGCTGGAAGCAACACCTGGAAAAGGTCTCCGAGGGCCACTACGTCCTGCCCCGCACCAAGACGATGCGCGTGCACGCGGACCTGTTCCTCTCCGACAAGCTCCTCTGGGGGGAGGAGGGCAACCCGGAAGCCCCCGCGCTGGAAGACGCCGTCTTCGACCAGGTCGTCAACGCCGCCACCTTCCCCGGCGTCACCCGCGTCGCCGTCACGCCCGACTGTCACGTGGGCTACGGCGTCCCCATCGGCACCATCGTGGAGACGGACGGCACCCTGCTGCCCACCGCCGCCGGCTACGACATCGGCTGCGGCATGGTGCAGCTCCAGACCTCCCTCACCGTGGAGGACGTGGCCGACCCCGCGAAGCGCCGCCAGTGGATCAACGAGGTGACCGAGCGCATCGCCGTGGGCGTGGGCGCCACCCGGGCTCGCAAGCAGCGCAAGCTCAACGAGTCCACCGTCAAGGAAGTCCTGCGCCACGGCGCCAAGGCCCTGGGCCGCAACCGCTCCGTCACCGAGCGCGACTTCATCCCCGTGGAGGACACCGGGGTGGACATCCCCGTGCGCGCCTACGACAAGCGCGGGCAGCTGGGCAGCCTGGGCGGCGGCAACCACTTCACCGAGATGCAGGTGGATGAGCAGGGCCGCGTCTGGGTGATGCTCCACACCGGCAGCCGGGGCTTCGGCTGGAACATCGCCAAGCACTTCTTCGTGGAGGGCGCCGCGCAGCTGGGCCTCAAGAGCCGCAGCGAGGACTTCGTCTGGCTGGACGCGGACAGCGCCCTGGGCCGCCACTACTGGAACCTGCACAACATGGCGGCCAACTTCGCCGTGGCCAACCGGCTGCTCATCGGCGAGGCCGTGTGCGGGGCGCTCGAGGACGTGTTCGGCGGGACCGCGAGCATCTACTACGAGATCAGCCACAACCTCATCCAGAAGGAGGGCGGCAAGTTCGTCGCGCGCAAGGGCGCCACGCGGGCCTTCCCCGCCGGCCACCCGGCCCTCAAGGGGACGACGTGGGAGGCCACCGGGCACCCCATCCTCATCCCCGGCTCCATGGAGACGGGCAGCGCCATCCTCTTCGCGCAAGCGGGGGCGGAGAAGTCCATCTACTCGGTGAACCACGGCTCCGGCCGGCGGCTGTCACGGGCCGCCGCGCGCCGGCAGCTCCAGCAGGAGGAGACGGACCGGCGCATGGCGGAGGCCGGCATCCTGCTCAACACCCGCACCACGCCGCTGGACGAGTCCGGGCCCTGCTACAAGAACCTGGACGACGTGCTGGCGACGGTGGAGCAGGCCGGACTCGCCCGGGTGGCCCACCGCCTCAAGCCGGTGGCCTGCATCAAGGGCGCGGACTGA
- a CDS encoding TIGR02266 family protein translates to MPPSPTPSREAELARAEADMARLEAQLAEQVARATADAAALAERLVRVRQALARPEHAGDSRLSQWAMRLEDTESPEPSPELARLREKALDAREAALDTRRQAGLDLQSALRVQQEDAARVDKALSSAESDLKRVEAAAKARAEAEEKARRAAEAETQKVVPPPGLKPSGAKAVSTETPTRAERLPPVAATPAKSDGRKAGRVRMHTTIDTRSDSNFFTGFSMDISEGGIFIATVEAVPRGTPVELDFTLPGGRPLTVNGVVRWARDGNDRTPDLMPGVGVQFTTLPPEVAHAISSFVATRDPMFYPD, encoded by the coding sequence ATGCCCCCGTCCCCCACCCCCTCCCGGGAAGCCGAGCTGGCGCGCGCCGAAGCCGACATGGCCCGGCTGGAAGCGCAGCTCGCTGAACAGGTGGCCCGCGCCACCGCCGACGCCGCCGCGTTGGCCGAACGGCTCGTCCGCGTCCGTCAGGCCCTGGCCCGGCCGGAGCATGCCGGGGACTCGCGCCTGTCCCAGTGGGCCATGCGCCTGGAGGACACCGAGTCCCCCGAGCCGTCCCCGGAGCTCGCGCGCCTGCGTGAGAAGGCCCTGGACGCGCGCGAGGCCGCGCTGGACACGCGCCGGCAGGCCGGGCTGGACCTCCAGTCCGCGCTGCGCGTGCAGCAGGAGGACGCCGCCCGGGTGGACAAGGCGCTGTCGTCCGCCGAGTCCGACCTGAAGCGCGTGGAGGCCGCCGCGAAGGCCCGCGCGGAGGCCGAGGAGAAGGCCCGCCGCGCCGCGGAAGCCGAGACCCAGAAGGTCGTCCCGCCCCCCGGGCTGAAGCCGTCCGGAGCGAAGGCGGTGTCCACGGAGACGCCGACGCGCGCGGAGCGGCTGCCGCCCGTGGCCGCCACCCCGGCGAAGAGCGACGGGCGCAAGGCGGGCCGGGTGCGGATGCACACGACCATCGACACGCGCAGCGACTCCAACTTCTTCACCGGCTTCTCCATGGACATCAGCGAGGGCGGCATCTTCATCGCCACGGTGGAGGCGGTGCCGCGCGGCACGCCGGTGGAGCTGGACTTCACGCTGCCGGGGGGCCGGCCGCTGACGGTGAACGGCGTGGTGCGCTGGGCGCGCGACGGCAACGACCGCACGCCGGACCTGATGCCGGGCGTGGGCGTGCAGTTCACCACGCTGCCGCCGGAGGTGGCGCACGCCATCTCGTCGTTCGTGGCCACGCGCGACCCGATGTTCTACCCGGACTGA
- a CDS encoding restriction endonuclease fold toxin 5 domain-containing protein, translating to MNVRKAGVWGLLVVLITGCAGGPTVRLRTEQGTRTHVPATWDRRVPVSAREFEDALARLVLEVPLTVRSPRVVRAVARKGAELDRGLGFMLRDRYGRWCRAHEAPGDCLSLLEDGAGFGELDRLTLAVGMSLDPLRASIGDALEDTLNPAFFVSVVSGAIASWVVLAAAPEPVFTKAAAVIAAVFLAYVGVQSFLTVVRACGALKAATDRAQTFQELEEAAEVFAGALGPEVARVFVLAVTVLVSHGVTVGLSSALTLMPGFPDAVRLGTAQAGFSVARVLDVSAVAVVDGVVEVTLASTAVAMVTVGPPPPSSPGGPGKWVQVKESMSERAREYQAQVTGAPEGSAYRVRLGDDEVDFDGYDLVEDLLLEAKGPGYAKFIKDNMTLKEFYRGFDKVLAQAERQFTFAQGKRIRWIVAEGRFAGLLRKAFRERGYPIEVVSISPIR from the coding sequence ATGAACGTGCGCAAGGCCGGGGTGTGGGGGTTGCTGGTCGTGCTGATCACTGGCTGCGCCGGTGGTCCCACGGTGCGGCTGCGCACGGAGCAGGGGACGCGGACGCATGTCCCGGCGACATGGGACCGGAGGGTGCCGGTCAGCGCGCGGGAGTTCGAGGACGCGCTGGCGCGCTTGGTGTTGGAGGTGCCGCTGACGGTGCGCTCACCGAGGGTGGTGCGCGCGGTGGCGAGGAAGGGCGCGGAGCTGGACCGGGGGCTCGGGTTCATGCTGCGGGACCGGTACGGACGGTGGTGCCGCGCGCATGAGGCTCCGGGGGATTGTCTGTCGTTGCTGGAGGACGGCGCGGGCTTCGGCGAGCTGGACCGGCTGACGCTCGCGGTGGGCATGTCGCTGGACCCGCTGCGCGCGAGCATTGGGGATGCGCTGGAGGACACGCTGAACCCAGCGTTCTTCGTGTCCGTGGTCTCGGGAGCGATAGCGTCCTGGGTAGTGCTGGCGGCGGCTCCGGAGCCCGTGTTCACCAAGGCCGCGGCGGTGATTGCCGCCGTGTTCCTGGCGTACGTGGGGGTGCAGTCGTTCCTTACGGTGGTGCGGGCCTGTGGCGCGCTGAAGGCGGCGACGGACCGGGCACAGACGTTCCAGGAACTGGAGGAGGCGGCGGAAGTCTTCGCGGGCGCCTTGGGGCCAGAAGTGGCGCGCGTCTTCGTGCTCGCGGTGACGGTGTTGGTGAGTCACGGCGTGACGGTGGGGCTGTCATCCGCGCTCACGTTGATGCCGGGCTTCCCGGATGCGGTGCGGCTGGGCACGGCGCAGGCGGGCTTCAGCGTGGCGCGCGTGCTGGATGTGAGCGCGGTGGCGGTGGTGGACGGAGTGGTGGAGGTGACGCTCGCGTCCACTGCGGTGGCCATGGTCACGGTGGGCCCACCGCCTCCGAGCAGTCCAGGAGGCCCGGGCAAGTGGGTGCAGGTGAAGGAGTCGATGTCCGAGCGTGCCCGCGAGTACCAGGCGCAGGTGACGGGAGCGCCGGAGGGCTCCGCGTACCGGGTCCGTCTGGGAGACGACGAGGTCGACTTCGACGGCTATGACCTGGTGGAGGACCTCCTGCTGGAGGCCAAGGGCCCGGGCTACGCGAAGTTCATCAAGGACAACATGACGCTGAAGGAGTTCTATCGGGGCTTCGACAAGGTGCTCGCCCAGGCGGAGCGGCAATTCACGTTCGCACAGGGGAAGCGCATCCGCTGGATTGTGGCGGAGGGAAGATTCGCCGGCCTCCTCCGGAAAGCCTTCAGGGAGCGCGGCTATCCGATTGAAGTGGTGTCCATCTCGCCGATTCGATGA